Proteins found in one Fusarium oxysporum Fo47 chromosome V, complete sequence genomic segment:
- a CDS encoding S-adenosyl-L-methionine-dependent methyltransferase: protein MAVCLTHHLQVFTIFSLPSTAPLRILAGTVSLSPMYVLFLYSVQNFPEEFGRTYHAYRAGSYAFPNDQLERERLDLQNEALVKLFGERLYFAPLSRRAPPVNILDIATGTGDWAIKMGDLFPETEVVATDLSPIQPRKVPPNVNFYVEDSSEPWDYSQPFDYIHTRVTSGCWASFKEQIADQAFQTLKPGGWFESQEYDAIIMSDDESLPPNGPLATWFREINEASELMGRPTNVAAHVREAYVQAGFVDVQERIFKMPMNGWPKDERLKELGRMWERNFLMGLSGFSFTLFNRVYERTPAQIEVALVDVRRELIDTRIHAYIPIHVIIGRKPFPGERPVPRVPFT, encoded by the exons ATGGCAGTATGCCTAACTCATCACCTTCAAGTCTTCACCATTTTCAGTTTACCTTCAACTGCTCCACTTCGAATTCTGGCGGGAACAGTTTCATTGAGCCCGATGTATGTCCTTTTCCTCT ACAGTGTACAGAATTTCCCAGAAGAATTTGGGCGCACGTATCATGCCTACCGGGCCGGCT CATACGCTTTCCCCAACGACCAACTAGAGCGTGAGCGCCTTGATTTACAGAATGAAGCATTAGTAAAACTCTTCGGTGAGCGTCTTTACTTTGCACCACTGTCAAGGAGAGCACCGCCTGTAAATATCCTCGATATAGCTACTGGTACTGGTGACTGGGCAATCAAAATGGGCGACTTGTTTCCAGAAACAGAAGTCGTCGCAACCGACCTTTCACCAATACAGCCTCGAAAAGTACCCCCAAACGTAAACTTCTACGTCGAAGATTC CTCTGAGCCTTGGGATTACTCTCAGCCTTTCGATTATATTCATACCCGTGTTACATCTGGTTGCTGGGCTAGCTTCAAGGAGCAGATTGCGGACCAAGCCTTTCAAACACTGAAGCCAGGAGGGTGGTTCGAGTCGCAGGAATACGATGCCATTATAATGTCTGACGATGAAAGCCTTCCACCGAACGGACCTCTTGCAACATGGTTCCGCGAAATCAACGAAGCTTCAGAATTGATGGGCCGGCCAACCAATGTTGCTGCCCATGTCCGTGAGGCATATGTGCAGGCGGGTTTTGTTGACGTTCAAGAGCGAATCTTCAAAATGCCCATGAATGGCTGGCCAAAGGATGAACGCCTAAAGGAACTTGGGCGCATGTGGGAAAGGAATTTCTTGATGGGCCTCAGCGGCTTCTCTTTCACACTTTTCAACCGCGTCTACGAGAGAACTCCTGCGCAGATTGAG GTGGCACTGGTTGATGTCCGACGAGAGCTGATCGATACGCGGATTCACGCTTATATACCAATACACGTCATCATTGGCAGGAAGCCATTCCCAGGTGAACGGCCTGTCCCACGAGTGCCATTTACATGA
- a CDS encoding CST complex subunit Ten1 encodes MSRGPVSSQLHLLSNLPAVPIGDKVRFLGCVTSYSTSSACLFLSHLYPRDSNATAVVDVNLLLESLTAEQTSVGEFVNVIGYITEQKMTRDKKQPYQESKQVCVQAIVLWSTGPMDLQKYEKLLDSK; translated from the exons ATGTCGCGGGGCCCAgtttcttctcagcttcactTGCTGTCAAATCTCCCTGCTGTACCTATCGGTGACAAAGTCAGATTCCTCGGATG CGTCACTTCTTACTCAACCTCTTCGGCCTGTCTCTTCCTCAGTCATCTTTATCCAAGAGATAGCAATGCCACTGCTGTGGTGGATGTCAACCTGCTTCTAGAATCCCTCACAGCTGAGCAAACAAGTGTCGGCGAGTTTGTCAACGTGATAGGGTATATCACAGAGCAAAAGATGACTCGTGATAAGAAACAACCATACCAAGAGTCGAAACAGGTGTGTGTGCAAGCGATAGTCCTCTGGTCAACTGGTCCCATGGACCTTCAGAAGTACGAAAAGCTTCTCGATTCCAAATGA
- a CDS encoding peptidase family M1-domain-containing protein, with product MAANRDPSTLSNYSAWRTRHTTASFKIDFEEKALKGSVILQLESQTDKESNEIILDSRYVDISTIRINSTEPKWELKEYNAPLGAPLHIYVPGGVAKGELIDVAIDLETTSKCTALQWLTPAQTSNKKHPYMFSQCQAINARSIFPCQDTPDVKSTFTFKLTSSLPVVASGVPVGDHSATPGEEKLYEFEQKVPIPSYLFAVASGDIATAPIGPRSIVATGPNELEECKWELERDMEKFMEVAEKLVFPYKWGAYNVLVLPPSFPYGGMENPIYTFATPTIISGDRQNVDVIAHELSHSWSGNLVSNASWEHFWLNEGWTMYLERRIQAAIHGDAEFDFSSIIGWKALEDAVELFGEDHEYTKLIIKHEGVDPEDVYSTVAYEKGFHFLYYLEGVVGRENFDKFIPFYFTKWSGKSLDSFEFKQTFLDFFNNIGDEKISKNVAEINWEEKFYTPGLPPKPEFDTTLASQCYDLATKWKDANFTPSAKDLENFTANQKLVFLAEVQQSGELSADRAQLMGKTYDFLSSKNVEILSAYYLIALKAHDSAIYQDTATLLGRVGRMKFVRPLFRALNKVDRQLALQTFEKNKDFYHPICKGMVEKDLGL from the exons ATGGCGGCCAATCGTGATCCCAGCACTCTCTCCAACTATAGCGCTTGGCGAACTCGCCATACGACTGCTAGCTTCAAGATCGACTTTGAGGAGAAGGCGCTCAAAGGTTCGGTTATTCTTCAGCTTGAGTCACAGACCGATAAAGAGAGCAACGAGATCATTCTTGACTCTCGATATGTGGATATTTCTACCATCCGTATCAACTCAACAGAGCCCAAGTGGGAACTGAAAGAGTATAATGCACCCCTCGGCGCCCCTCTTCACATCTATGTGCCAGGCGGAGTTGCAAAGGGTGAACTGATTGATGTCGCAATTGACCTCGAGACAACGAGCAAATGCACTGCTCTGCAGTGGCTTACTCCTGCCCAGACCTCGAACAAGAAGCACCCGTATATGTTCTCTCAATGTCAGGCTATCAATGCCCGATCTATTTTCCCGTGCCAGGACACCCCTGATGTGAAATCCACTTTCACCTTCAAGCTCACTTCTTCTCTGCCAGTTGTTGCGAGTGGTGTTCCTGTGGGAGACCATAGTGCCACACCTGGCGAAGAGAAACTCTATGAGTTTGAGCAAAAGGTCCCTATCCCTTCTTATCTCTTCGCCGTAGCTTCTGGCGATATTGCGACTGCGCCTATTGGCCCTCGAAGTATTGTCGCCACAGGTCCCAATGAGCTGGAAGAATGCAAATGGGAGCTGGAGCGTGATATGGAGAAGTTCATGGAAGTGGCAGAGAAGCTCGTTTTCCCCTACAAGTGGGGAGCTTATAACGTGCTGGTCTTACCCCCAAGCTTCCCATATGGAG GTATGGAGAATCCCATCTACACGTTTGCTACGCCTACTATCATCAGTGGTGATCGTCAAAATGTGGACGTCATTGCCCACGAATTGAGCCATAGCTGGAGTGGTAACCTGGTTTCCAATGCCAGCTGGGAACATTT CTGGCTAAATGAGGGTTGGACGATGTACCTTGAGCGTCGTATTCAAGCAGCCATCCACGGTGATGCCGAGTTTGATTTCTCTTCCATTATCGGATGGAAAGCTCTTG AGGATGCTGTGGAACTCTTCGGCGAGGACCATGAATACACCAAACTTATCATAAAGCACGAGGGTGTTGACCCTGAGGATGTCTATAGTACCGTCGCGTACGAAAAGGGCTTCCACTTCCTCTACTACCTAGAGGGCGTTGTTGGTCGAGAGAACTTTGACAAGTTCATTCCTTTCTACTTCACCAAGTGGTCTGGCAAGTCTCTCGACTCCTTCGAGTTCAAACAAACTTTCCTCGACTTCTTTAACAACATCGGAGATGAAAAGATCTCCAAGAATGTCGCCGAGATCAACTGGGAGGAGAAATTCTACACGCCCGGTCTACCCCCTAAGCCTGAGTTCGACACTACATTGGCAAGCCAGTGCTACGACCTCGCAACTAAGTGGAAAGACGCT AACTTTACACCAAGCgccaaggatcttgagaacTTCACTGCCAACCAGAAACTTGTCTTCTTGGCTGAGGTGCAGCAGTCCGGTGAGCTGAGCGCAGACCGAGCGCAGCTCATGGGCAAAACTTACGATTTCTTGTCGTCTAAGAATGTCGAGATTTTGTCAGCATACTATCTAATTGCTCTCAAAGCTCATGATTCTGCCATCTACCAAGACACCGCCACTCTGCTTGGACGAGTTGGTCGAATGAAGTTTGTGCGCCCTTTGTTCCGCGCCCTCAACAAGGTGGATAGACAGCTGGCATTGCAAACATTCGAAAAGAACAAGGACTTTTACCACCCCATTTGTAAGGGTATGGTCGAGAAGGATCTCGGCCTTTAG